The Arachis ipaensis cultivar K30076 chromosome B03, Araip1.1, whole genome shotgun sequence region AGGCGAAGATGAACGTGACAAGCACGTACTGGTTCCCAAGAAGCCTCAACCGCAAATGGTTTCCAAACCCTCGTCTTCTTCATCTGAAGTCGAATCGGATTCGGAGCCCGAGCCCAAGCCTGAGCCTGAGTCTCAATTGGAAAACGCTAAACCCTCTTCAAAGTTGAAGTCTCAACCTTCGTCTGCTGTCAGCAAGCCAAATCCGGGTCAAAGCGCGCAGCCAAGAACAGTATCGACCACTCGAACCAACCAAAATGTGGGAAGAAGGCACGGGATGATGACGCCGCCAGCTCCGATGAAGAGGATCCAAATAAATCACGTGACAGTCCATATCCATCTTTCAGAAGGTTTTCAGTGAGAAAGATGAGAAGGCTGGGAAGAGTACCCCAAAGAAGGCACTAGTGCCTTTGGATTCAAATGAAGGTAAAAGGATGAGTGAATTGTGTGGGACTGGTTTAGCTTTGACTTCAATGTTGAGGTACGATGGGACTTTTGGTGAGCCTTACGGTGAAGGTTATATTAGAAAGGGAATAGAGTTGCTTGGAGTCTTAGAGAGGGAAGAGATCGAGGCTAGGTGGAGGAAGTTCGAAGATGCTGAAAAAAAAATGTATGCggagaggggaagaagaagagaaaggggcgCGGCGGTATGGGTTGTTGTCGGAGGTTGTGGTGAAGGGAGGTGGCTGTGGCGGTGCTGAGGTGATGGTGATGAAGGTTATGGAGgttatggtgatggtgatggtgaagaagatgaagatgatgatggtgaatggTTGGCTCAGATTTGGGGGGCGGGTTGGGAGTGCCACGTAGGTTCGGAAACCCACGAACCAAGCTTAGATCCAAGTCAgggcacttttgtcacacggacagCATCTATCATGGGTACAAGATTAGTTTCgaactttcatgggtacaaatgtcagcattttcatctctcatgggtaatcaatgataaaaagttggataaactatattttttatttttaaaatttattaaaaaattttaaaaaattttaaaattttattttattttaattttgtcttaaaaatttttaatttatgtcCAATTTACTTCtaacaattaattttttaaaaaatttacaaccaattcaataataatttcataagaataaGCTTTAACATAAACAAATCAGACATAGTTATCATGCATTATTATTAAATTGGtcttaaatatttttgaaaatttatgatttaattactctgttagtctctataattttactaaatttttaattaggttcctatacttttttcttttcaattggtcCCTAcaatacttttaattttgtaattagatcaTTTTCATgtcaaaaatgttaaaattaacggAATATTTCTCACAAAATACATGCGTTCAAAgatttaattaggtttttaattatgaatacctTTAATTTGTaaagaaatattcagttaactctaatattttttcaCATTATAAaaaacttaattataaaattaaaagcaacaTACAgaccaattgaaagaaaaaagtataaaaatataattacaaatttagtaaaattataaagaccaatagaataattaaactaaaattacaaataaattttttttttggataaaattaaaataaaataaaacttaaaaatatttttaaaatttttaacaaattaaaaaataaaaaacaataccCATTTGTTTTTTATGTCTTCTCAAAAACTTTACCCTAGAAAGGTTCTATATATACTCCATCAAATCAATTGTCTCTTTTAGTAACCTTAACTTGCAACCCATGCTTCATGTGTAGCACAATATATAGAAACAGTTGGAGTTGGACGCACAGAATATCCTTCCACCACTTGGAAGTGAAAGTTCCACAGCAAAGCAATGGCAATGATCTTCAACTGGATAAGGCTTATTTTTTAGCCCAACAAGATTTGGGGCCTGCATTAAAAGTTATGAACTTGTACGATGGTACGTGTATACTGTTTCCTTTATTCAAGATTTACTACTTTTCACTTTTCAGGCTTAAATTCCAAGCAGTCTTTTCCCCATATTTATTCCATTCTTTCCATTGAGTATATGGAGTAATACACCATAGTATTGACGGAACATGATCTCCATGCAAGTAAATTAGCTTGTTAAGGTCTTCCACCCCTAAAATGAGCAAATCTTCTTTGTCAATTTTAAAGTTCACTCTAATTCCTTCAAGGATCTTGGTTTCAACATTAGGGTGTGTTGAAACAAGCCAGAAAAACCAACATAGACTTGCACTGGATTACATTATCACATGGTCCAATTTGGAGCCATCTTTGCAATTTCCATAACCATTCGTGGAGGATAGcattttgttgaaagctttctCAATAGCATTTAATTAAAATTGTTTTCGGGCCAAACTGACGTGGCTGTATTTTAagtattcataaattaaaatccATTTTCATAACTCATATTACAATCAAAGAATTGTGAGTAAATTATACATTTAATACGATTAGTTGCTACAATGTGATACATTTAATTCAAGGGAACCAATACTTCTACAACATTGCAATCTTGACTTGTCTAGTGAACTCATGGGTAATTTCTAAGTAGAACCACGTAGAGTTTCCCATGAAGAAAACTAGGCGGTATTGTGTTCTTGCAAGAGGAATCAAGAATAGTACCTGGTTCACCGTTAGTTGGAAAATGCGATTTTGATTCATACTGTCCATCGGACTTTTCTTGCCTCTTCTTGTACTCACGATCTTTGACATGCTGCATGCATGCACATGACAATATTTTGAACAACAATGCTAGGAAACTAAGAGGTATCAACAAAAAATTAGCCAAATGTCTCTGGGTGAATCCAAAACCTCTATGTGGATGGTACTTATACTAGACATTAAGATGTTTCTTCTACTAAGTaccagaatattttttttttcatactaaatggatgttcttttatatattttataaatttttttatatactaagaatTGGGATTGTTGGAAGCAAAGTTCCGTGATCCCCGCTCCTAATTCTCCAATGTATCGTTCATAATTTTAATTTGGGGTGGGAagcaattaatatcaaatattataaattaaaaacaaataaaattaattaaatataattataaattaattaaattatttacttTTTGGCTAATCACCTCTTGATTCCATGTACTTTTCTGAAATATTTAGGAGCTTGATCCATTGGCTCATTTCCCTTTTTACTTCTTCTTTTGAATAGTATTATCCGCTGCTTTCATCATCTTGCCTTGATTTTCTTTTCCTCTTAGCTTCAACCTTTGCATTTAAGTTTGATTTCCTCTTTGAAGTTCCCCTCTTGTGACCTATCTCTgcattttccttttccttttgctTTTTACCATTTCCACCATTCTTTATAACTATGCCCCCTTTGTCCACacaggaattagtttcaacaacACTGAGAGTTACATTATTGGTACCAACCATCTTTAATAtagtgttttttctttctttaagtCATATATAGATATATACATTAATTGACTATTAGTAGTGAGAATAAACTTTAAAAATCATTCATCTGGAACCATTAATAAATAACTgttatatttttatcttatcgTTAACTTAAAATCTAATAGTTTAAGCGCACAGGGCTAACACCATCAATAAATAGAGAATTATGTTACCTATTCATCAAAAATCAATTATCAAATCACTCAGcggtataaaatatataattaaatataaaatatatatttaaaaataaattaattaaatatcNNNNAcgaatatatattattaatttaataactaatttttaatgtacacctaatattttaaataaacaaGTCTTATTAAGTAGTCACACTAGTTGCATGTGAAGTAGCAACCACaaatagaaaaacaacaaaacatgcGAAGTAGCCATCACAAACAAAAAAACAACACAACGTCAATGATGAAATGTCCCATACTCCATCAACTGCCTCTTTTAGTAACCTTGACTTGCAACCCATGCTTCATGTGTAGCACAATGGAAACACTTGGACACACGGAATTTCCTTCTACCACTTGGAAGTGAAAGTTCCACAGCAAAGCAATGGCAATGATCTTCAACTGGATAAAGCTTATATTTTTGCCCAAACAACTTCTTGGGCCTCCATTAAAAGCCATGAACTTGTATGATGGTACTTGTATATTGATTCCTTTTTCCGAAATCCACCTTTCTGGCTTAAATTCCAAGCAATCTTTTCCCCAAATGTGTTCCATCCTTCCCATTGAGTATATGGAGTAATACACCATAGTATTTGCATCAACACAATCTCCACTTGGAAGTATATCAGATTTGATGGCACATTTGTGCTCAAATGGCACCGGAGGGAAAAGCCTCAGAGCTTCACATATAGCTCCATGTAAGTAAATTAGCTTGTCAAGGTCTTCCACCCCTGAAATGAGCCAATTTTCTTCATTAGTTTTGAAGTTTGATCTGGTTTCTGCAAGGATTTTGGTTTCAACATTAGGGTGAGTTGAAACAAGCCAGAAAAACCAACATAGACTTGCACTAATTGTGTCCCTTCCAGCAGCTAAGAGATTAACTGCAATGTCTCTTAGATACTTGTGATCTACCTGTTCCATTCCACTTTCCTCTACAAGAGCTTTAAGCATGTCAAAGTTTGATTCATCATCTTTGGTGTAGTTGAATCCACTTTTCTCTTCCCGACTGGATGATATACGATCATGGAAGAATTGCTCGACAATTCGAAGGATAGCAATGGAGTCCTTCTCATGTCCAATTTGGAGCCATCTCTGCAACTTCCAGAACCATCTTGGGACCAGATGTCTATAGAGAATTGTATCCTCcattttgttgaaagctttctCAACAGCAACCTCAGGGAATCGAGTGAGCTTGTTAGGAAGGCAATTGGGATCAAATGCCAACACCATGGAGCAAATACTGTCAAAAGTGAACCTTTGAAAGATGTCTTGCAAGTCCACAATAGTTCTTGATTCTGAAATGTCATTCAGAAGTGGAAGTAGGTAACATTCTAATTTCTTATGAATGACCTTTTTAACAAAGTTCTCAAAGATGTTTTGCTTAAACAATGATTGTAACATGTACCTCTGGTACTTCCACTTGTCTGAATCAGCATTAAAGATTCCATCTCCAAGAATTTCAAAGATCTCATGAAACTCAGAACCTTTGCCGTAGTTGGCAAAGTTCTTACTTGTAATGTGGTGCACGTTCATAGGATCACTAGTGAAGTAAAAGTTGATGTTTGTGAACAAGGGTCCTCTAAACTTAAAAGTACCTCCATAGTATCTTAAAGCTGTGGTCGCATATTCATGAATATTGGAACTATTACATAACACGGCTGGTAGCATTCCAAATAAGGGCAAATTTGGGATAGGTAAGTTTCTATTGATCCTCCAAATGTGGATGGAAAAGAATGAGATGATGGCTGCAAATAAAGCAAAGTAATCTAGGAAGTACATCATGGTGGTTGAAGGAGCTTGATTCTAAGTTGTGTTGAGGTGCAAGAATGGGTGGTTTTTCTCATCAATTTATAGGCACAAAGTTTAGATAACTAGAAGTAAATGATTTAGTAAATAAGGTTTTAAAAATATGCAGTTTGATTAAATTAAGGTTGGATTTGGATTTAACATAAAATGTTTGTAATTTTAGAGTATAGAAGTAgatgacattttttaagttaaaaaaatagaataataagtttaattttaattactatCAATGTAAAAATTTTTATATGATTATTCAATTAGATTTATGCATGTATTTAGATGATTAAcggatataaaaattaaattcatattatatatatatatatatactcacctCTAAATAGGGATGTACATGTGCCGGGCCATACCGGATTTGGCTTAATTCAGACCCGACTCAAAATATAGACCGGGTCTAATTTTTGGACTCTAACCCGATACTAAACCCGGTGAAACCTACGCATCTTCGgatcgggtgaaaaccgggtctttagcatgtaaaaatcacTTAATCTCTCACctttatttcacaattcacatagtaaaattcacttaaaaaaatataacaagaaccaacccttctctaaaattatagcgtaaccataatcaatactaatattgtctaacaccaaatatttaaatcaatacaaataacacaatattatgcatttgtctaaagtcttatgcattttaaacataaaacattaacttataatcttataaatgactaataacacaaaatattaatatttacaatatttaaattctatataagaatagccatcatctattactaataacacaaaatattaattgtgtatgatgatcgggccaccgggccgaattcggatgacccgagctatggcccggacccgacccgaaataatgactggGTCTAtctttgagacccttacccggtcTTAAACCCaatgaaatcacactaaattagcccctaaagcgTTCGGGGCCGGATCGGGTCTTCGGACCGGGTCGGGCCATATGCACCCTTGCCTCTAAAAGTACAATCACATAACTTTTATATATGAATTGCTAACTTTATATCATTATAAGagaattaatttataattttatagttAAATGAGGAgtggttttattattttttttttgaaaaagaaaaaatataaagcttagaatattttgataaaagtataattattttaaaaatatgagaGTTATTAGAAACAAttagatataattaatttaagacaATTGTTCTGAAAATGTTAAAACTTAGAATAGTTTAATAGATTAGCCACTCGTATAAGTTAAAAATGATCCACGCGTCACACTACCTCCTAAAAAAGATCTAGTCAGCTAGTGGAAGCTTTAAAGTAGATTCAAATAAGATGATCCCTCCGAATACAAAGTataaaaaaagagttaaaaattTACTCCTTTTCCAAAACATGTCAATTCTTATCCTAATTAATCGCATTATCATACGAATACTTACTTTAATATTGAAGTATCTTTGCAGGTGGCTCTACCCGCCGACCCACCAACAATTGTAGCCGCACTCTTTCTTGTAAAGCTCGCGTACCTCACACCTCTAATTGCTCTCAACCCAACACCCGACCAACACCTACTCCTGAGGAGCAACCGAACACGTGGAATAACAATTAACAGCTGAAATGAATAGATGACTACGCGGTGCAACAAATTATCATACAGTATCTCTTTCTCAATTTATGTTTTGATATTTATTTCATTCATCACTTCCAATGCAAGGGGCGCTTGGTAGAGGAAGAGCAAGACAAGTTCTGCTTTCTGCCTTATTGGGAATTGAGAGGAGTTAAAGGAATCAGGAATTGAGAGAATATAAAACATGGTAACAACAAAGACCTTGAGAAAGATTACTAGATGAAGACAGTAAATATGTGAAAAGAGATTTGGATAATAGTATTTTGTTTTTAAtctgtaaaatatatattattaaatcAAATTTAGAATAACTACTTCACTTAAACTTTTAGATGTATATTAATTGGAAAGTTAAAATATGATTTAAACTTTTCAAAGACAAACTTCTTATAAATCTACCTATTAAGTGAACATATATAATcaggagaataacataactcaatACAAATGACTAAAGTTCTAATACGACAAATGCTAATGCAATTTAGAAAAATAAGAAATGTAGTGTTTTCTGAAAACAATTAGCAGAAAGTGTAAAACACCTATGATTTATAAAGGAAAACAGGTTTGAGATTGAAAACAGATAGAGAAACGTAATCTGGAAATGTTTAGTATTGAAAGGAATGATTGATACAACTACAAGACAAGCTATTTATAGAAAGAGCTCTTAACAGAAAACAGAATTGCAACAAGAATTCTCTTATTGACTATTTCTGGAAACTAACTCAGGAACCAATCTTAAAACAACACAATCATCTTGATTTAATCTTGATATATTATCCTATATACTCTGTTACCTTATTTAGTAAAGagcatctatctatctatctatctaaaAACGGATTATACTATGTAgttgtgtacactaaaatcaactattagtataaaatacatattaaaatataaatacacattaaaaataaattaaattacacatatatttattcataaatacattaataactaatttttgtgtacaaataatatttttgtacaaaaattaatactaatattgtcacaaaataagAAGTTGACAACTTAACATTCTACCATTCTATAATTTTGTCACATAAGTATTATTATAGAGGTGTCTATTTTTTCTTTACATTACCATTTAAATTTCTTTTCTgtctataatatttttaaaaacggTTAGAATTGCATTATTTTTTTCGGTAATTATAATCACTATTTCTCATTCATTACTATCATAACTCATTATTATTAACTACACATAATATATTCTATCATTCACTCGTTCTCAAATCATTGTCATAGAATTCATTCTCTTATTCTTATACTCACTTTTTTTACTCAGATTTACTATATAAATCAATatctatttcatattttttaatcttttataGATAATCTCATgtctcttcttttatctttttttttattcttgctaATATTTTAcacattatttttaataaatttttttaataaatttatttaaattataccacaaatcCTCCTTCTAAAATATACAcaatttttttccaaaatatttaTGAGTTATAAAAAATGGACGATAGAGTATTATAtgaaatttgatataaaaaaattttatatacctAAAACCACACTAAATCGAACTTACTGTATTTGATTTATTTACTTTATGCCATTGCttataaattaaatttacacGATTCAATTTACTAGTATCGAACTACATTCGTTGGTAAATCGAGTTAAGTAATGTTGATTTACCCCAATTTCTACTAATTCTAATCTTGTCAATTAGATTTAGTAGCTAATTCGAATTCTATCCATTCTATTCATATAAAAATATGCATGAGGACATGCACATAACATTTTTTGATTTGAGACTTTCACGTAATTTTGAGATATGTTTGATTTATATATACGTTTTACCTTATAAAATACTATGAAAAAAATTATGTAacgaataaaattattatttattaatgtttttaaatttatatattcaTCTAAATTAAATTTGACGCAAAATGCAAGTCTGAAGCTAGTTTAAAGATAAACCCATTAACATCAtctatctttttcttatttttccccTGACTTTTTTCCTGACCATTTTTTTGGTATCATCAATAAATATGTCATGTTAATTAAGAGGTCATACTAGTTGCATGTAAAGTAGCAATCACAAATTAAAAACAACACAACAACCAACAATCAGAAAAATCAATGATACTGATCATGCTTCCATCAATTGGCTCTTTTAAGTAACCTTGCAAGTTGCAACCCATGTTTCGTGTGTGAACACTTTGACACACACAACGACCTTCCAAAGCAAAGCAATGGCAATTATCTTCATTTCAGTGAagcttatattttttttatataaacttATATGATGGTATATGCTCCCTTCTTCCCAAATCCACATTTCTGGTTAAAATTTCACGTAATCATGGTTAAAATTTATGATAATAAACAAAACTAAATTTGATATTCAGATATTGTTTATTATTTCATGCTGTTTATATACAACAAGAAATATCGGACTAAATAAATATATgaaatcaatacaaaatatacTTAAATACTATATTAATATATATGCATTAACATGAATAGTAACTGTATCAGATTTAATGGTACACTTGTGCTCCAATTGAACCGGAGGGAAAAGCCTCAATGTTTCACATATTGCTCCATGCATGTAAAGTTGTAATCTAGTGAGCCAATTTTTTCATTGGTTTTAAAGtttaatttgcttttattttttcaaaGATCTTGATTTCAACACGAGGGTAAGCTGAAACAAGCCAAAAGAACCAACAAGACCTGCACTAATTGTGTGAACCTGCTGCCAAGAGATTTAATTGCACTGTATCTTAGCTTTACAGGAAAATTGTGTTTGATAGATGAAACATAGACAGAAACATTGTGTTCAAAGAcactaaattaatatatttttatatctaTCATGATAAAAAAGACACAAAAATACTAACAAAGACACaacttattctttattttttcttttattatttttgttaattttttataattatattttttctcaaattttttagataacaaaaatgagaataaattttatttttataatttattcaaatttatcaacaaataaaatacaATAATACAAAATTTTATATCTTTATCTTTTATATCTTATTCTCAATATCTTATTTGGTCATATTCTCAAAAACAAACACAAACCTTCTAGATTTGTAATCTATTATTTGCTCTATTCCACTTTCCTCCTCCACAAGAGCTTTAAGCATGTCAAAGTTTGATCCAATTTGGAGTGCTTCTCCTGTCCAAATTTAGAGGCATTTTGCAACTTCCAAATGTCAAAGTGAGTTTGTTGGGATTTAGGAAGGCAATTGGGATCAAATGCCACATTACTCGAGCAAATAATGCTTTCAAAAGTGACCCTCTAGAAAATGTCTTGCAAGTCCACAATGAAATTAAAGTAGGAATCCTCTTAAATTACAGTTTAACGAGAATTGatttaatttgtttataatttaatatttatatttttgtatgTNNNNNNNNNNNNNNNNNNNNNNNNNNNNNNNNNNNNNNNNNNNNNNNTTGTATCTataaagtaaaatatattttttacataTTTAACCCACTAAATCCTAAAACAAAAGAATTTGAGTTTAgttaaagaatttcataaatttataattcaaaccaattcttattttatatatagaggtaatgaccaaatcagtactcGAAAGATTCAAATGCTGACATTTTATTGGTAcctcactattgttattgacaaaatggtccttaaaaggttttaaaatttgacaagcataCCCACGAGTTCACCGGAGCACATTTCCAGCAAGCACAGTGCTGATGTGGCCACCGTATTTTGGTGACTTGGCAAACCACCCCCAAAGTTCCCTCTCCAACGCACACTCCCTCTCCTTCCCTCTCCCTCCCTGTCACAACCCCCATCCCCAACGCACACTTCTCCCTAATCGCAGTCCCCGCCGCATCACAAGCCCCTCCCCAAGGTACACTTTCCCTTCCTCCCTCAACACCACCATTCACAGCAACAACAACTTTAACATCAACAGCAATAACAACCTtcaccactctctctctctccaccacTCCCGCTTCCCCAACGCACACTTCCCTCTCCCTCCCTCAACACCACTATtcacagcaacaacaacctcaacatcAACAGAGTTGCCCCAAATCATGAATTGTCCCAAGTTTTTAGGTTAAATTATCATTCAAAAAGATTAATCACAATAAAACTCAGAAACAAATTCATatacaataatcaaaataaaataaaataaaataaaataaaacttaatacaGACACCACCAAaacaagaatagaagaagaacacCAGACATAGAGGGGGCAGGACACGATAGAGCCAAGATGGAACCCAGacagaggaggcatggcaacgACTGGGGACTAGCAGCAAGCAGATACAAGCAGTGAAGGCGACAGCGGTGGAGGTGTGCAGACAACGCAATGCTACGAAGGAGACACTGGCGGACGCAGAAGACCCGACGACGAGATGGCGACAGTGCGGTGTCGATGACACTGGCTCTGTAAGACTGAGAAGGTTGAGCT contains the following coding sequences:
- the LOC107632246 gene encoding alkane hydroxylase MAH1-like → MMYFLDYFALFAAIISFFSIHIWRINRNLPIPNLPLFGMLPAVLCNSSNIHEYATTALRYYGGTFKFRGPLFTNINFYFTSDPMNVHHITSKNFANYGKGSEFHEIFEILGDGIFNADSDKWKYQRYMLQSLFKQNIFENFVKKVIHKKLECYLLPLLNDISESRTIVDLQDIFQRFTFDSICSMVLAFDPNCLPNKLTRFPEVAVEKAFNKMEDTILYRHLVPRWFWKLQRWLQIGHEKDSIAILRIVEQFFHDRISSSREEKSGFNYTKDDESNFDMLKALVEESGMEQVDHKYLRDIAVNLLAAGRDTISASLCWFFWLVSTHPNVETKILAETRSNFKTNEENWLISGVEDLDKLIYLHGAICEALRLFPPVPFEHKCAIKSDILPSGDCVDANTMVYYSIYSMGRMEHIWGKDCLEFKPERWISEKGINIQVPSYKFMAFNGGPRSCLGKNISFIQLKIIAIALLWNFHFQVVEGNSVCPSVSIVLHMKHGLQVKVTKRGS